From the genome of Colwellia psychrerythraea 34H, one region includes:
- a CDS encoding DUF2971 domain-containing protein, translating to MIENIYKYSPLREDFFDNLLVRGSQKFSLNDPFELTPAGSMRNSGDEDKCINSYFDYSVFSVSETHNNLLMWSHYADEHKGIVIEFDPSKPIFERYFHKDVKAYNFLSQIKDGGTETIDEGVISCFDHEIAIDVKESKKRRDINTGFLHRVRYNRNRPVIDQYENILEHFLIKSDEWIYEKEHRVILPLFDADTIVVHECHLDRLYDATMQGMNIKFQEMEDDMYLLHIDDILMEDMLHFFPEAMPYKENKSKNEFKSLSDFWKDSTYSQNLREISKDPRTVFLYKVSPKAIKSVYIGCRTEKQDVENFIKKIEGNASLQHVDIYKASASSERFELSFEPIFRLS from the coding sequence GTGATAGAGAATATATATAAATACTCTCCTTTAAGGGAAGATTTTTTTGATAATCTTTTAGTACGGGGGAGTCAAAAATTTTCACTTAATGACCCTTTTGAACTTACGCCAGCTGGCTCAATGAGAAACAGTGGTGATGAAGATAAATGCATTAATTCTTATTTTGACTATTCAGTTTTTTCCGTTTCTGAAACTCATAATAATTTGTTAATGTGGTCTCATTATGCAGACGAGCATAAAGGTATAGTTATTGAGTTTGACCCAAGCAAACCGATCTTTGAAAGGTACTTCCATAAAGATGTTAAGGCTTATAATTTTCTTAGTCAGATAAAGGATGGAGGCACAGAAACAATAGATGAGGGTGTGATCAGTTGTTTTGATCACGAAATAGCTATTGATGTGAAAGAGTCTAAGAAAAGACGAGACATAAACACAGGGTTTCTCCATAGAGTTAGATACAATCGAAATAGGCCGGTTATTGATCAATATGAAAACATTCTTGAACACTTTTTAATTAAAAGTGATGAATGGATCTATGAAAAGGAGCACAGGGTAATTCTTCCTCTATTTGATGCGGATACTATAGTTGTACATGAATGCCATTTAGATAGACTTTATGATGCCACGATGCAAGGTATGAATATCAAGTTTCAGGAAATGGAAGATGATATGTATTTACTGCATATAGATGATATTTTAATGGAAGATATGCTTCACTTTTTCCCGGAAGCTATGCCTTACAAAGAAAACAAATCGAAAAATGAATTCAAAAGCTTGTCTGATTTTTGGAAAGACTCGACCTATTCTCAAAACTTACGTGAAATATCTAAAGATCCTAGAACAGTTTTTTTATATAAGGTCTCACCAAAAGCGATAAAGTCAGTTTATATTGGTTGCCGGACAGAAAAACAAGATGTAGAAAATTTTATTAAAAAAATAGAAGGTAATGCCAGCCTACAGCATGTGGATATTTATAAGGCTAGTGCTAGTTCAGAACGATTTGAGCTTTCTTTCGAACCTATTTTTAGACTGTCGTGA
- the queD gene encoding 6-carboxytetrahydropterin synthase QueD, whose protein sequence is MNTAIYKDFMFEAAHKLPNVPAGHKCARLHGHSYKVRIHLEGTVDKDSGWFIDFSDVKTIFKPIYNQLDHYYLNDIEGLENPTAEVISKWIWDKLKPDLPELSAIELMETCTCGVIYKGK, encoded by the coding sequence ATGAATACAGCCATATATAAGGACTTTATGTTCGAAGCAGCACACAAATTACCCAATGTTCCCGCAGGACATAAATGTGCAAGGCTTCATGGGCATTCATATAAAGTAAGAATCCACCTTGAAGGCACTGTAGACAAAGATTCAGGTTGGTTTATAGATTTTTCAGACGTAAAAACAATTTTCAAACCAATTTATAACCAATTAGATCATTATTATTTAAACGATATTGAAGGCCTAGAGAATCCTACTGCTGAAGTTATCTCGAAATGGATCTGGGATAAATTAAAGCCTGATCTTCCAGAACTTTCAGCTATTGAGTTGATGGAAACTTGTACTTGCGGTGTTATTTATAAAGGTAAGTAA
- the folE gene encoding GTP cyclohydrolase I FolE: MTIENNYREILATIGEDINRGGLLDTPKRAAKAMEFLTQGYKQNIDDVVNGALFESDADEMVVVKNIELYSMCEHHMLPFIGKCHIAYIPNGKVLGLSKFARIVDMYARRLQIQENLAREIALSIQEITGSIGVGVIIEAQHLCMMMRGVEKQNSSMTTSVMLGQMRDNSSARQEMLALVRP, encoded by the coding sequence GTGACTATAGAAAATAACTATCGAGAGATTCTTGCAACAATTGGTGAAGATATTAATAGAGGTGGCTTATTAGATACGCCAAAACGTGCTGCAAAGGCAATGGAATTCTTGACTCAAGGATATAAGCAAAATATTGACGATGTGGTAAATGGGGCTTTATTTGAATCTGATGCAGATGAAATGGTAGTAGTGAAAAACATCGAGTTATATTCGATGTGTGAACATCACATGCTTCCTTTTATTGGAAAGTGCCATATTGCTTATATCCCAAACGGTAAAGTTTTAGGATTATCAAAGTTTGCACGGATCGTTGATATGTATGCAAGGCGTTTGCAAATTCAGGAAAATTTGGCTAGAGAAATAGCTTTATCAATACAAGAAATAACTGGATCTATTGGCGTAGGTGTAATTATTGAAGCACAGCATTTATGCATGATGATGCGTGGCGTTGAAAAGCAAAACTCGTCAATGACAACGTCAGTAATGTTAGGGCAGATGAGAGATAATTCTTCTGCGAGACAAGAGATGTTAGCACTCGTTAGGCCATAA
- the dpdA gene encoding tRNA-guanine transglycosylase DpdA, translated as MTTFNYYFPDNLDFVDPKFNGITNEKTKHHRKYDDDAYPHEILKELPYNGMLVSLAGVGTMQKKGKYYTQELTEDFYYYGAKKFLRLNQDKYSSVLLMGDCGAFDYVNEPEPPFTIDELIEFYDRGGFDCGISLDHIVFPYAKDDEALKAMDYADIREAERRIKITLDNAVLFLERSKVLNTSKGKSFIPYGVAHGFSKESFISSVKKLEEIGYTHITIGGMIKSKTPDLLDLLETLSSIKKKETQFHLLGICRFENIPAYAKYGVTSADSTSPLMQGIKAGKYFEFNDDAHELIQSLSIRIRQCDHDNVQKLIDKHRHEIRSLVVKMLNNNEMDIDLSNNALSTNECVKRLETDCIKKLKQYDATGEHFDATFKALMAYEKVTTADHLAEITPVKQAILNKDKLRVKKFLLERPWKTCTCGVCESGIMNIIFRSNQTNRRRGIHNLAMVTKHKDKVIDDMKSTMIKANK; from the coding sequence GTGACAACTTTTAATTATTATTTTCCAGACAACTTAGATTTTGTCGACCCTAAATTTAATGGTATTACCAACGAAAAAACCAAGCATCATCGTAAATATGACGATGACGCCTACCCTCATGAAATATTAAAGGAATTGCCTTACAACGGCATGCTTGTTTCATTAGCTGGTGTTGGAACGATGCAGAAGAAAGGAAAGTACTACACCCAAGAACTCACTGAAGATTTCTATTATTACGGTGCTAAGAAGTTTCTAAGATTAAACCAAGATAAATATTCGAGTGTATTACTGATGGGGGATTGTGGCGCATTTGATTATGTAAATGAACCTGAGCCACCATTCACAATTGATGAGTTAATTGAATTCTATGACCGGGGAGGATTCGACTGTGGAATATCACTCGATCACATCGTATTCCCATATGCCAAAGATGATGAAGCATTAAAAGCTATGGATTATGCTGACATAAGAGAAGCTGAACGCAGAATAAAAATAACTCTAGATAATGCCGTTCTATTCTTAGAACGTTCTAAGGTTCTTAATACTTCTAAAGGTAAGTCTTTCATTCCTTATGGTGTAGCTCATGGTTTTAGCAAAGAGTCTTTTATTAGTTCGGTGAAAAAGCTAGAAGAGATCGGATACACTCATATTACAATCGGCGGTATGATCAAATCAAAAACGCCTGACTTATTAGATTTATTAGAAACCCTCTCTTCTATTAAAAAGAAAGAAACACAATTTCACTTACTGGGAATCTGTAGATTTGAAAATATTCCTGCATACGCAAAATATGGTGTAACTAGTGCAGATAGTACGTCTCCACTAATGCAAGGCATTAAAGCTGGAAAATACTTTGAATTTAATGATGATGCTCATGAGCTTATTCAATCCTTATCAATAAGAATCCGTCAATGTGATCATGATAATGTTCAGAAATTAATTGATAAACATCGCCATGAAATTCGAAGCCTAGTAGTTAAAATGCTAAACAATAATGAAATGGATATAGACCTTTCCAACAATGCACTATCCACAAATGAATGTGTAAAAAGGCTTGAAACTGATTGTATCAAAAAATTAAAACAATATGATGCAACCGGCGAACACTTTGACGCTACATTTAAGGCTCTAATGGCTTATGAAAAAGTAACTACGGCCGATCATTTAGCTGAAATAACGCCAGTTAAACAAGCTATCTTAAACAAAGATAAGTTAAGAGTTAAAAAGTTTTTGTTAGAAAGGCCCTGGAAAACTTGTACATGTGGAGTTTGTGAAAGTGGAATAATGAACATCATTTTTCGCTCTAACCAAACCAACCGTCGCAGAGGTATACATAACTTAGCTATGGTGACAAAACATAAAGATAAAGTTATTGATGACATGAAAAGCACGATGATTAAGGCTAATAAATAA
- a CDS encoding DGQHR domain-containing protein: MKPVILKIQVIKKVVNNVTVFSGWVEGKKVRDIAKIVHITREGKYIHGYQRSELPKHIESIKDYVESPKSTILANLVIGFNKSVTFTPLEGQTEFGHLEVPYFPESPSQELPGSIVDGQQRSGGVKNSCHESYPLPVSIFISEDENDYIQQFLILNLGKPLTSVQLNALALNDDIYKPPALAIKAFPLSISEELGFGDNKNGTPPLKGLIKSNGNPLGKIAESSITEFVSNVERMILKSINVRVHQDLTKESKQLFAQIINNFWIAVTIVFESEWKNTSKSMKDTYIIHGTSIFGFSFLCRHMIRVFLEDKSLNTVNIPTIEFFTQELKLISNKCHFSKTSWNLGLIRSDEEGGDDIKFSRRWHDFQNTTSEKQLFAGNLLKIYEVAKEFKTDYDVYFS; encoded by the coding sequence ATGAAACCAGTCATTTTAAAAATCCAAGTAATTAAAAAAGTTGTTAATAACGTCACTGTATTTTCTGGCTGGGTAGAAGGAAAAAAAGTAAGAGATATCGCTAAAATCGTCCATATAACAAGGGAAGGTAAATACATCCATGGATATCAAAGAAGCGAACTACCAAAACATATTGAGTCTATAAAAGATTACGTTGAATCCCCTAAGTCTACTATTTTGGCAAATCTCGTTATTGGCTTTAATAAATCAGTTACCTTTACTCCTTTAGAAGGTCAAACTGAGTTTGGACATTTGGAAGTTCCATACTTTCCTGAATCTCCATCACAAGAGTTACCGGGATCAATTGTAGATGGTCAACAACGTTCAGGGGGAGTTAAAAATAGTTGTCATGAAAGTTATCCTTTGCCTGTTTCTATTTTCATTTCTGAAGATGAAAATGACTATATTCAGCAATTTTTGATTCTTAATCTCGGCAAGCCATTAACATCAGTGCAATTAAATGCTTTAGCACTCAATGATGACATTTATAAGCCTCCAGCATTAGCTATAAAGGCCTTTCCTCTATCTATTTCAGAGGAACTAGGGTTTGGGGATAATAAAAATGGAACGCCTCCTTTAAAGGGACTTATCAAATCGAATGGCAACCCTTTAGGAAAAATTGCTGAATCATCAATTACTGAGTTTGTTTCTAACGTCGAAAGAATGATCTTGAAATCTATTAACGTAAGAGTGCATCAAGACTTAACAAAAGAGTCAAAACAGTTGTTTGCTCAAATAATTAATAACTTTTGGATAGCAGTTACGATTGTATTCGAAAGTGAATGGAAAAACACCTCTAAAAGCATGAAAGATACTTATATCATTCATGGTACTAGCATATTTGGTTTCTCATTTTTATGTCGCCATATGATAAGAGTATTTCTCGAAGACAAATCGTTGAACACAGTAAATATCCCCACTATTGAATTTTTTACTCAAGAGTTAAAACTTATATCTAATAAATGCCATTTCAGTAAAACATCATGGAATTTGGGTCTTATAAGAAGTGATGAAGAAGGTGGTGATGATATAAAGTTTTCTCGAAGGTGGCATGATTTTCAGAATACGACCTCAGAGAAGCAACTATTTGCCGGAAACTTATTAAAAATTTATGAAGTGGCTAAAGAGTTTAAGACAGATTACGATGTTTACTTTAGCTAA
- the queC gene encoding 7-cyano-7-deazaguanine synthase QueC — translation MKKLVVIYSGGMDSFTALNKAVKEGFDVYALSFDYGQKHNKELIYAQNVCNELNVPHKILDIKSISTLFTSSSLVSDDINVPDGHYEADNMKSTVVPNRNMILISLAIGYAVDIEAEGVWYGAHSGDHLIYPDCRPEFVKVMDQASKVANFEPVYVHAPYLNTDKIGILKDGIKMGLDYSKTWTCYQGKEKACGTCGSCVERLEAFQANNIDDPVQYSI, via the coding sequence ATGAAAAAACTTGTTGTTATATATTCAGGTGGAATGGACTCTTTTACGGCTTTAAACAAAGCAGTAAAAGAAGGTTTTGATGTATATGCTCTGTCTTTCGATTATGGTCAAAAGCATAATAAAGAACTCATTTACGCACAAAATGTGTGTAATGAACTTAATGTTCCACACAAAATTTTAGATATAAAATCTATCTCAACATTGTTTACTAGTTCATCACTTGTTTCAGACGATATTAATGTACCTGATGGCCATTATGAAGCTGATAACATGAAATCGACTGTAGTGCCCAACCGTAATATGATTCTCATTTCATTGGCCATTGGTTATGCTGTAGACATTGAAGCTGAAGGTGTTTGGTATGGTGCTCATTCGGGTGACCATTTAATTTATCCCGACTGTCGACCAGAGTTTGTAAAAGTTATGGACCAGGCTTCAAAAGTAGCTAACTTTGAACCGGTTTATGTTCATGCTCCATATTTAAATACCGATAAAATTGGTATTCTTAAAGATGGTATCAAAATGGGCCTAGACTATTCAAAAACATGGACGTGTTATCAAGGAAAAGAAAAAGCATGTGGCACATGTGGTTCTTGTGTTGAAAGACTTGAGGCTTTTCAAGCCAACAATATTGATGACCCTGTTCAATACAGCATTTAA
- a CDS encoding class I SAM-dependent methyltransferase — protein sequence MDESCERVKAIYNEHEYLEAYSRHTDLRVDVDPKLAIGGMWEEIGKLQFEYLTKKGLQCHHELLDIGCGTLRGGRHFIKYLNSSNYYGVDISFKAIESAKELVVEEKLSDKKPQLLLDKNKSLNFNCYLGKTFDFIFAQSVFTHLKPEHISECFENIGQIMNEDSAFYFTYNNSVEYREVGFKNFYYPFDFFENLVERNGFKLKECKSEYAHPRGQIMVEIVKR from the coding sequence ATGGATGAATCCTGCGAACGAGTAAAGGCTATTTACAACGAACATGAATACCTAGAGGCATACAGTCGGCATACAGATCTACGTGTGGATGTTGATCCTAAGTTAGCAATTGGAGGTATGTGGGAAGAGATTGGCAAGCTTCAGTTTGAGTACTTAACTAAAAAAGGTCTCCAATGCCATCATGAATTGCTTGATATTGGCTGCGGTACCCTAAGGGGAGGGCGACATTTTATAAAGTATTTAAATAGCTCAAACTATTACGGTGTAGATATTTCATTTAAGGCTATTGAATCGGCTAAGGAATTAGTTGTTGAAGAAAAGCTATCGGATAAAAAGCCTCAGCTACTTTTGGATAAAAATAAGAGCCTTAATTTTAATTGTTATTTAGGTAAAACATTTGACTTTATATTTGCTCAATCAGTATTTACCCATTTGAAACCTGAGCATATATCTGAATGCTTTGAGAATATTGGTCAGATCATGAACGAGGATTCGGCTTTTTATTTTACTTATAATAATAGCGTTGAGTATCGAGAGGTTGGCTTTAAAAATTTCTATTATCCGTTTGATTTTTTTGAAAATTTAGTTGAAAGGAATGGATTTAAGCTAAAAGAATGTAAAAGTGAATACGCTCACCCCAGAGGTCAAATTATGGTTGAGATTGTAAAACGTTAA
- the dpdK gene encoding phospholipase D-like domain-containing protein DpdK — MINSNSRKILTNTPLGKRHLKEVLGSTFAGLILSPQEIWLVTAWFTDFEILDNRSGNWSYLNASWGNRMVTFIELLETAVLNGCKLNLVVNETKTNDSALSLLKNKLVNEDGFRFEISDKVHIKGLVTESCFFDGSMNFTFSGANRNDELVTISGDTHQISTTRIDFSNLYFKNYQQKTKAIENPVVEIEEDEDDEHDFF, encoded by the coding sequence ATGATTAATTCCAATTCTCGTAAAATATTAACAAACACGCCATTAGGTAAGCGACATTTAAAAGAGGTTTTAGGAAGTACTTTTGCAGGGCTAATACTATCACCGCAAGAAATATGGTTAGTAACAGCCTGGTTTACTGATTTTGAGATACTCGATAATCGCTCTGGAAATTGGAGTTACCTTAATGCGAGTTGGGGTAATAGAATGGTTACCTTTATAGAGTTATTAGAAACAGCTGTGCTGAATGGTTGTAAACTCAACCTTGTAGTTAATGAGACTAAAACAAATGATTCTGCACTTAGCCTATTGAAAAACAAGCTTGTCAATGAAGACGGATTTAGGTTTGAAATATCAGATAAAGTGCATATTAAAGGGTTAGTTACAGAGTCGTGTTTTTTTGATGGTTCAATGAACTTTACTTTCTCAGGGGCAAATAGAAATGATGAGTTAGTCACTATTTCAGGTGATACTCATCAGATTTCAACCACTAGGATTGATTTCAGTAATCTTTATTTTAAAAACTATCAACAAAAAACAAAAGCGATAGAAAATCCAGTTGTTGAAATTGAAGAAGATGAGGATGATGAACATGACTTTTTCTAA
- a CDS encoding GNAT family N-acetyltransferase, whose amino-acid sequence MYSKGNYYIYDDRNKVQFDEVKSLLKQSYWASDRDVETIQISIKNSICFSLFHNKIQVGFGRVVTDFASVAYISDVIIDSEHRSEGLGKWLVDTIVNDPRWKSKFQLLVTDDAHSLYEKFGFSSSHKLMSTKV is encoded by the coding sequence ATGTACTCTAAAGGTAATTATTATATTTATGATGACCGAAATAAAGTTCAATTTGATGAAGTTAAATCACTACTAAAACAATCTTATTGGGCAAGTGATAGAGATGTTGAAACTATTCAAATATCTATTAAAAACAGTATTTGCTTTTCTTTATTTCATAATAAAATACAAGTTGGTTTTGGTCGAGTTGTTACTGACTTTGCTTCAGTAGCTTATATTTCAGACGTAATTATTGATTCGGAACACCGCAGTGAAGGACTTGGGAAGTGGTTGGTGGATACGATAGTTAATGATCCAAGGTGGAAAAGCAAATTCCAGTTGCTTGTAACTGATGATGCGCATTCTTTATATGAGAAGTTTGGTTTTTCTAGTAGTCATAAATTAATGAGTACAAAAGTATAA
- the dpdD gene encoding protein DpdD, which yields MTFSNYPSWFVDFFTAENAIELEKPVEEISDSINLLLLKSIRNLESKTPFFLPAYVNGQLYFYGMCPDTKSLNELKNCLYYGLGSSHTSSYEIIKSPDLKFEQPLLFNQSHGVIRFTQVNTDNFKEDTSYIVKTLNEVSARFEEKPNFASVRLRPIGRILRDFFLASREGDGESALAFYNEAKGSGKLSHRNLVGLELQSLAINASWHEILEHKSLPDYLAGIIPTRIYHLLIRALMHVNNLDLTDLSNVDWVGLKPNLADYESFLLSKPRLKEEDKYKEDWEAWSALAVSIGIDKSDIVSFSPGFITEEWVSELFEKIESFIETRNALSIESSRLQALFDSPMSLDVVTQVLDYSKACMPSEVSEIFSWLEELPFEIRQKTKASAPFRKLWSSLEDYIYGSNNEPVIIEESEVVEPTAENPKSSVINSWNDWFKHYANGELINFDLISEWQPCEFDIKSITEAISTSADAESIRNIAPHLLSWLDDNKVVTTSAFWLGLIELIAMDDETSYITLGLMRDLIQGLLNTPHSIEQYSSAIEAFEVVVKVEISRKSLPIIIEFSEMLFDYAIKSPEVVRYPLWNGICQYSITHWSDIDFELQTVLTWLDKHIAPEDKSFDHLMSEDDSSNEDTKVSLKDKLIGISTLTEKAGQRAAEMLQSLFPGVVIKLNHDKVATDKLKNLASSADYFIFCNKSAAHQSYYAVKAINKDIIYCDGKGSSSIIRALTDFIN from the coding sequence ATGACTTTTTCTAACTATCCATCTTGGTTTGTAGACTTTTTTACTGCCGAGAATGCAATTGAATTAGAGAAACCAGTGGAAGAAATCTCTGACTCTATAAATTTATTATTGTTAAAGTCTATACGCAATTTGGAATCTAAAACTCCATTCTTTTTACCGGCTTATGTAAATGGTCAATTGTACTTCTATGGTATGTGCCCAGACACAAAATCATTAAACGAGTTGAAGAACTGCTTATATTACGGATTAGGATCTTCACATACATCATCTTATGAAATAATAAAGTCACCCGACCTTAAGTTTGAACAGCCATTATTATTTAATCAATCGCACGGCGTAATCAGGTTCACTCAAGTTAATACCGACAACTTTAAGGAAGATACTAGTTATATAGTTAAAACGTTAAATGAAGTCTCTGCCCGATTTGAAGAAAAGCCTAACTTTGCCAGTGTAAGGTTACGTCCAATAGGACGTATTCTACGTGATTTCTTTTTAGCAAGTCGAGAAGGCGATGGAGAAAGTGCGCTAGCTTTTTATAATGAAGCTAAAGGCTCAGGTAAGTTAAGTCATAGAAACTTAGTGGGTCTTGAACTTCAATCCTTGGCTATTAACGCTTCATGGCATGAAATACTTGAACATAAGAGTTTACCTGATTATTTAGCGGGTATAATCCCCACGAGAATATACCATTTATTAATTCGTGCATTGATGCATGTAAACAATTTAGATTTAACTGATTTGTCTAATGTAGATTGGGTTGGTTTAAAGCCTAATTTAGCTGATTATGAATCGTTTTTACTTTCAAAACCTAGACTGAAGGAAGAAGATAAATATAAAGAGGACTGGGAAGCTTGGTCTGCTTTAGCTGTTAGTATAGGGATTGATAAAAGCGATATCGTTTCATTTTCACCTGGCTTTATCACAGAAGAGTGGGTGAGTGAGTTATTTGAAAAAATTGAATCCTTCATTGAAACTCGTAATGCTTTATCAATTGAGTCTTCAAGGCTTCAAGCTTTATTTGATTCCCCTATGAGTCTTGATGTGGTTACTCAAGTTCTGGATTACTCAAAAGCATGTATGCCCTCTGAGGTTAGTGAAATATTCAGTTGGCTAGAAGAGCTTCCTTTTGAAATTCGTCAAAAAACAAAAGCCTCAGCTCCCTTTAGGAAATTATGGAGTTCATTAGAAGATTATATATATGGTAGTAATAATGAACCGGTAATTATTGAAGAAAGTGAGGTTGTTGAACCAACAGCAGAAAACCCCAAGAGTTCAGTTATTAACTCTTGGAATGACTGGTTTAAACACTATGCAAATGGAGAGCTTATTAATTTTGATTTAATAAGTGAATGGCAACCTTGCGAGTTCGATATTAAATCTATTACCGAGGCGATATCAACTTCAGCAGATGCCGAAAGTATTCGAAATATAGCTCCTCATTTACTTAGTTGGTTAGATGATAACAAAGTAGTAACCACTAGCGCTTTTTGGTTAGGGCTGATTGAGTTAATTGCAATGGATGATGAAACGTCATACATAACGCTTGGCCTGATGAGAGACTTAATTCAAGGCTTACTCAATACTCCTCATTCTATAGAACAGTACTCGTCTGCAATAGAGGCTTTTGAGGTTGTAGTTAAGGTAGAAATAAGTCGAAAATCACTACCTATCATTATTGAATTTAGCGAAATGTTATTTGATTATGCAATAAAGTCACCGGAAGTAGTGAGATATCCACTGTGGAATGGCATCTGCCAATATTCAATAACACATTGGTCTGATATTGATTTCGAACTACAAACAGTTCTTACATGGCTAGATAAACACATAGCACCAGAAGATAAGTCTTTTGATCATTTAATGAGTGAGGATGATTCCTCTAATGAAGATACAAAAGTTTCATTAAAAGACAAGTTAATCGGTATATCAACACTTACCGAGAAAGCAGGACAACGGGCTGCTGAAATGTTACAGAGCTTGTTCCCTGGAGTCGTTATTAAACTGAACCATGATAAAGTCGCCACAGACAAATTGAAGAACCTTGCTTCAAGTGCTGATTACTTTATTTTCTGTAATAAAAGTGCTGCTCACCAATCCTATTATGCCGTTAAAGCAATAAATAAAGATATTATCTATTGTGATGGCAAAGGTAGTTCTTCGATTATTAGAGCATTAACAGACTTCATTAACTAA